The Carassius gibelio isolate Cgi1373 ecotype wild population from Czech Republic chromosome B9, carGib1.2-hapl.c, whole genome shotgun sequence genome includes a region encoding these proteins:
- the LOC127964589 gene encoding atypical chemokine receptor 3-like: MTELQSSPPNEEKSLSANELTEFFTMWQELNFTDDNNSQVEAQMCPTSFNRSALLHAMCTLYSFIFVVGLAANALVVWVNLRSGRHYHDTHLYILNIAVADLCAVATLPVWVSSLAQEGHWPFGQAACKLTHLLFSVNLFASIFFLACMSVDRYLSVVHSREISQRRGRQIRRLVCVVTWLLALFASIPDAYFLQSVKSQHSPMTLCHPIYPEDNPLQWMVGIQLSFVVLGFVIPFPVIAVSYALLANALASSSSHSPSNGDQDRSVSRKVILTYIVVFIACWAPYHAVLLADALAMLGVFPMVCSSENVLFVALNLTQCLSLLHCCVNPVVYSFAHRHYRYDLMKAFIFKYSKRTGLARLMEGSQGTEMEYAMVENTPTAVS, encoded by the coding sequence TTGCAGTCTTCACCACCAAATGAGGAGAAGAGTTTAAGTGCCAATGAACTGACTGAATTCTTCACCATGTGGCAAGAATTAAACTTCACAGATGACAACAACTCGCAGGTGGAAGCGCAAATGTGCCCCACATCCTTCAACCGTTCTGCTCTCCTCCATGCTATGTGCACCCTCTACTCCTTCATTTTTGTTGTGGGCCTGGCCGCCAATGCGCTAGTAGTGTGGGTCAACTTGCGCTCAGGGCGTCATTACCATGATACACACTTGTATATATTAAACATAGCAGTGGCTGACCTGTGTGCGGTCGCTACTCTCCCGGTGTGGGTGAGCTCGCTGGCACAGGAAGGTCACTGGCCATTTGGCCAGGCGGCTTGTAAGCTCACACATCTACTCTTCAGCGTCAATCTTTTCGCCAGCATCTTCTTCCTGGCCTGCATGAGTGTGGACCGGTATCTTTCAGTGGTCCACTCAAGGGAGATTTCCCAGAGAAGAGGACGACAAATACGACGTTTAGTGTGTGTGGTAACATGGCTGCTTGCTTTATTTGCCTCCATTCCTGACGCATACTTCCTGCAGTCGGTAAAGTCACAACACAGTCCTATGACTTTGTGTCATCCTATATATCCAGAAGACAACCCTTTACAGTGGATGGTGGGCATTCAGCTGAGTTTTGTGGTTCTTGGTTTTGTCATACCCTTCCCTGTTATAGCAGTGTCCTATGCGCTTTTGGCAAACGCTCTGGCCTCCTCTTCCTCTCATTCCCCTTCAAATGGCGACCAGGATCGCAGCGTGAGCAGGAAGGTCATCCTCACGTACATAGTGGTTTTCATAGCTTGCTGGGCACCATATCATGCTGTGCTGTTAGCCGATGCGCTAGCGATGCTAGGTGTGTTCCCGATGGTCTGCAGTTCAGAGAACGTCCTTTTTGTGGCGCTGAACCTTACGCAGTGCCTGTCGCTGCTGCACTGCTGTGTGAACCCTGTGGTCTACAGCTTTGCTCACCGGCACTACCGCTATGACCTCATGAAAGCCTTCATTTTTAAATACTCCAAGCGTACAGGGTTGGCGCGACTCATGGAGGGCTCTCAGGGCACCGAGATGGAGTACGCAATGGTGGAAAACACCCCTACAGCTGTGAGCTAG